The Arachis duranensis cultivar V14167 chromosome 9, aradu.V14167.gnm2.J7QH, whole genome shotgun sequence genomic sequence ttccatttttgcacgcttcctcttcattccttgcgccattcctaccctatgaagCATGAAACACTTAAAACacagatcatggcatcgaatggtacgaatgaatataaaaatatacaactaaaaggtctttaggaagcaagtattcaatcatagaatatttttaggaaggaattataaatacatgcaaatcgtATGAATAAGTGGACGAAGAcctgataaaaccacacaattaaacacaatatgaatcacaaaatagtggtttatcaataatCAACCAATCcaacttcaaaattcataattaattcCTTAAGTAATACAAACCACTTAAACTTAAACTCTATCAACTACATTTACTCTAGTTTCTCCAGTATTTAACCCTATACAATTTCGTTCACTATCGAATTACTGATTCATTTTCAAAACTactattttatcttaaaattcaGGTTTCAAGAAAATTGATTTAGTAATCAAACTTCAAATCCTTTAACATTTCTCAACCCAAATCTAGTTAATTAGAAACCAATATTAACAAGCACCACAGTGTCATCAAATGAACAATTCAATAGCAAGAAACTTGACATAATCAACTAAAATCAGAATTTCCAGcaattttaaaacaataaaaaaaccaATAACAATCACATCCATAACCCAAACTCATTTCACAACGGCATCCAATTTCAATCATAATTCAGAATAATCACAATAGCTAATTATTCTCAAACACATTTTAAGCCATtcatatcaattaattaattcttaacCATTATTAACTATTTGCAATTATCCAATTAACTTTATAGgcattctaaaattaaaaccgttaaatttttttaaaaaatccccTAGCAAGCAACAGCGCATCAGCTTTATTCCTTCGAACATAACCAGCAGCAACTTTGGCAGATACCGCCAGTGGCAGTGGCAGTGGAGTAATTCGCAGTAACAGCTCCATTTAACATAAACACTTTAACGACAACTCTCATAGTAGCAATGGAACAACTTAGGTGAACAAAGAGAAACCAGAAATATAGGTAAAGCTCAACAGGACAGTGGCGGCTCCAACGGTGGTTCCCCGGCAACCACAAAACTCTGGCAATGATGATAGAATCTCCGACGAGGACAACGACGAGAAGACATGATGGTGATGACAGTAGAAGCGGTGGCAATGAGGTAGTGCATCCTCCTTCTCTATCACACGCTCCCTCGCGCGTCACTCCCCCTGGTTCTCTCTCTCTCGAACgcgtcttcttcttcagcagcGATGAAACCAATCAGCGATGACAATGGCAAGGCGGGCTAGACATCGGCAATAACACGGCTCCTCCCTCTCTCACGCATGTCTTTCACCCTCGAGCTCGACGTCTCTCTTGTGTGCGATAACTCCTGGTCCTCTCTCCACTCGGTGGCACGATGGTGGTGACGACCTCGAGCAGAAACAGTGacggcttggtagctcccttctCCCTCTTCTATTCGTGCATCCTTCCTCCCTCTCTGCTACAGCGCCGACGGCGACTACAATGGCGGTGAGCCCTAGCCGTGGCGCCGTCCCTTCCTCTCCTCCCCTCTCTCTGCTTCTGCGTGTGTGTATGCATTTGTGGGGTTTGGGTTATGGTTTTCAATTTAGGAAGTAGGGTTTTTTATTTGAGAATTTAGGATTAGGGTTAAGTTTTTATAAAGGAATAAGAATATaatagatattttgataaaattggagggtagaataataattttaaaaccaaatgtactttattaaaaatatttaagaacactacttattattatatcaaagagttcaaataattatttctaatttaaattataaaatgaatGTATTAgtcacattttataaaatacagtttaaactcaaaatattaattattcaatttaaatgatataactttttattatttttctattaccaaaattttaatttcaaattatataaaataatcaattatagTAAAATTACACAAAAATATTACTTAACTTAAACtcaaagtatatataaaatcaatttaatcatttttaatagattattttctaaaaataggAAACTCGAATTAAATCATAAATTGTTCATAATAGAAgttacttaaattaaattacacaattctttcttatttttcaattactgaaattataattttaagtataCCAAATAtccaattataataaagattatataaaatcctaattaattaaaactcaaattattatgaaaattacatataatttctaattattttaaaattcaaagtaccataaaattttatttaattacttttagtaaaataattttcttaaaataaaatcttcaaCAAATGTAATAAATCATacataactaattatttaattttacaaaaagtTGGGTTGTTACACCTTGCCCGTGGAGGCGCTTGCACGACCCATAGAGAAGTTGTGGACAACCCGTGAAGAATATCATAAACCCTGCCGATGAACTCTATCCCTTCCTCCAATCGTCGGTAACTGGAGAGTAACTTGGAGACTCTTCGAGGGACGACGAATCGGTAGAGAATGTCAGAATGGGAGAAACGATGTGAAATGGAAGTGAATGAgtgaaaatggaaaaaatggAAGAATGATGGAGACTCAGGTTCGATGGGCATGAAAATGGAGTAAAAATCAGAGTATAGTTTGAGAGAGACATACACAGACATATTTACGAGATTCATTTTGGTAGTTACCACTTCGAAACTTTGAATTTGGGTAGAAGACGGTCGAATCGAAAAGTTTTGAGAGAGAGATAAAACACGTCTTGGTTTCAACCGACTGAGAATAGCGCGTGTTATTTCCATCCGCACTGCAAAAAAGGAAACAGATTTTTTACAAAACATATGTATGTGTATCGTAGTTGGTAGTTGGTAAACTGCGTATTTCATTGGTAAAACAGATTTTCTTTTCGATATATATAAACTCATGCTGAAATGTTGACAAAGGTTAGTTGGTGCCAACGATCTATTTTGAAACGCCCCTGACAAGATGGAGTTGCTGTTATTGGTTGACACTTGTCAGTTTTTCTATTTACTACTTTGCTTATCCCAAAAAAGAAGTCACAAtttaaattcaagaaaaaagtGTGGTCGTCCTTATAtatattagtaaaataataatatatattttttctaaattcatttcaagaatatatattaagaataaggcTGGACACACTGACACATGATAGTATTTAGATGTCTCCAAGTGTATCCaaagaataatattttatttttttattaagacacgatTGGACACAGCAGATACGCATGTCGATGAGTGTTGTGTCCAAAATATATccactactagaaaactagttattacagacggatatttccgacggattttatcccacgGAAATACAGAGGGATTTTTTGtcagaaaaccaaaaaaatggattagcataaattacagacaaaaaagaaaatctgTCGATAATTTcgtcgaaaaaattaattttttttccgtgGGAAATggttacagacagaaaatccatCTGTAATTAAATAGACAAAACGGTGcgttttgttaaattattacagacaaaaaatccgtctataatttaaattttccgTCGGTAAATATTGAGATAACCCTAATCTTATCTCTATCCACTCGATCCATTTACACTCTACCCATATCAAATGAGCTTGTTCCTCTCTCCGTCACCGAGTTGCTTCTTCTCTCCATCACACCAGCTTCTTCCGCCGCTGGCGTCACAGATCTCTCTCTGTCGTACCTTGCATCGCACGGGCTCCCTTCGCCGCCGCATCCAACCCTAACCCCAGAGCTTCGTCGCGCCTCCAACCTTAATTCCAGAACTTCGTCGTGCTTCCAACCCCTGCTTCGCTGCTCCCTCCATCGACGCTCCCTCCGTCTCAAATCCTCCGTCGTGCTCACTCTCTCGTAAGCCTTCAAACGTCGCTCCTTCCTCCATGGCTGAAACCCGTAACGCGCTGTTTTTCCTCCTGCATCGCCAGTCTCTGTCTCCTCCTGCGTGTGGCTGTGCTGAAGCTCCATGGGAAGGATATACAATGGATTCCATGGATGAAGCTTAACCACAGCTACAGAAGTACCGCGAGACTCGATTGAAGCAGTACAAGAATTACGAGAACCTCTCGTTCTCGTGAGGATCTCGACAAGGTGAACACCTTAGCTGCTTCACGCTTTCACTTCTGATTCAGATGAAATTATGAATACTAATTCTAATTCTTTTTTAAACTccctgtttatttatttatttggcaGGAGTGTTTGGAAGTGCAGAAGGGGAAGGCCTTCTGTATTGGCACCTCTTGGGGTAATGATCACCACATATTTGATACAATGACTGTGATGTCTTTTACCTTCATTTTTATCCCTTTGTTCTACGATACATTACATTACAAGAATGTGTTTTTTTATCCCTTTAGTTTTTCTATAAATTACTTATCTTCATATTCAGTGATGTGCAAATTCTCCTTACATGGAAAGGGTACTTTGTACTGTTCAATTTGTGTGTTTGTTCTATAACTTGAAAGCTTATGGTTACTTCTTAATGACGGTGTTTCTGTTTATTTGGTAGTTTGACATGTATTAGTTTCAGATTAGTTTTCCTTTTGCTGATATATATGTCTGCCACTAACCtctctttttaatttagatttacAACTGCAGTTGTCCTGAGGTGAGCAGAAAGTATCAGTTTTCGACATATTCAGAAAGGTTTTGTTATTGGAGGAACTCAAGTAAAGTTTGGAAGTTTAGAAGATCGGGGGTATAATTGTGCTCAATCTACCTGTTACATAGAGCTCGTGAACTGTGTGAAgaatattttcattctttttcatttAGTTTAGAAATGCAACTCATGATTAAGTTTTATTAGTTGCTTCAAGTTTCATGTTTTAGGCTTCTTATATATATGCTTCTGATGATGGTTttgcaattaaaattttatggatTGGTACAATCTTCAGATTCACTTCGATGTATCAACTGTATATACATGCTTTAAGTTCACTTTAGCCCTTTATGGGGAAAAGTGTAGCAGCATATTTCTGCTTGTCatttgctgttttttattttattttttggtgttGAAGAATCTTGTAAGATATGTGGCTTGTTTCATAACCATGACGAATATTCTTGCCCAATGATTTATATAGCACTAAATGGTTTTTCCTTTCTTGTGGTGTATGGGTTGGAATAAATGAAGCTCAAGCTCAGAGTTGCTCTTGCTATCGTCTTCGTCTTGCTCTCGATTCAGCACTCATTTATGGTTGGCTTCACAACTTAACTAAAATAATTGTCTCTTCCATCTTTTACATGTTTAACATCTATTATTTGTAAATCCAAAATAATTCTCCTTCTTACTATCTTATTACTtgcctttttttaattttggcagATGAGCCTTCTGATACCTATGGCATAAACAAGTGGAAATGTACATGTGCTTTCCAAGGGAACCAGAGCTACTCTATTGCAAATTGTTCTAAGTCATATGGTTGTCGTTCGGGTATGGTGATGGTTTTTAAATTGAGCCATATTAATGCCAATCCTAATTAGCgtatatgatttatttatttattactgtTGTAGAAGTGTTTGATTTGCCTTTGCCCCAAAATTTAAattcccttgttttgttgttgcCCGTGAGATGAACTGAATGAAAATCTGGGTGCAGGTTTAGCATTTTCTACCACGAAAGAGAAATTAGCTGAAGCCTTTTTAGAAATTAGCTGAAGTTGTGGAATAACTAAGAAAACAGGGTTAATGTATTTAATGGTAGGTTGGTGGATTAACCATTGGAGAAGGGGAAAAAAGATGGAGTGTAGGGTATTAGTTACTTATATACCTTGTGATATTGTTGTTTGGTGAATATATTCCTTCACATAGTGATATAGCTTATTAGCTTCTGATTGTGATCTTAGATACCAAAGTAGTCATTCATCTCTCCCCTGAAGTTTTCATACttctttccttttgtttttctgGAACCTTGTTCGAATCTCCAGTGGAAAGCATAGCCTTGCAGTAACTGCATGTCTTTGTTAGTTCCTTGTGAGTTTTGCTACCTTAATAGTTGATGTAGAATTGCCACCGCATAATGTTAATGGTCGGGTTTTTGGAGGGTATCATAAAACTTGACACATTTGTAGGGTATTGATTTTGTATAGTAACAACATAACTAATCTGAAAAGTAATAGTCAGATATGTTGTAAACTAAAAGGATTTCTTGTTCATTATGCTCTCAATCTAACATACATTAGTTAGTGTTTTTCTCTATTCGTTTATTTATTCTTCATATTGATGCTGAcataatattttcttcttcccaaCTTCTTGTGAATTatgggttttttagggattcAGGCTTTAGAAAACAACTGTCTGACACAGTGAACTCGTTATTAGATTTAAGGGTTATCCCCATTTTCAATGAAAATGATGCTGTTAGTACCAGGAAGGCACCATATGAGGTATGCTCATTTGAATTATCTCTATTTATTAGTATAGTCAATTTACCTTTGTCAACTCTCCTTTCTCTTAAAAGAAAGCACAATCtgttggattgattttattggctGTGATATGATATGTATTACAACAGAACATAACATGCAAAAATTTCACTAAGCTGAATCAATCTTCATGATGGCTTTGTAAtgtgtaattaattttaattgtaagCACTATGTGCAGGATTCATCTGGTATATTTTGGGACAATGACAATTTGGCGGGTCTATTAGCTCTTGAACTTAAAGCTGACCTCCTTGTTTTATTGAGTGATGTTGAGGGCCTTTATAGTGGTCCTCCAAGTGATCCAAAATCGAAGCTAATTCACACATATgtgaaagagaaaaatcaagGAGAAATTACTTTTGGAGATAAGTCAAGATTGGGCAGGGGTGGCATGACTGCTAAAGTTAATGCTGCCGTTTGTGCTGCTTATGCTGGCACTCGGTGATCATAACTAGGTATGCAGAATTTGAAGCTATCTTTCATTGATATATTCCATTGAAAAGAACTTTTCTATTGAGAACTTGTTATAGTCATTTGATTTTTGGGTTGACCTTTGATAAAAGCACAATTTTGACAAACTAAGTTGTGGTCCTgagttagaaaaaaaatagaattaaattagatagATTACTTTAAGAAGCTGTTTGCAACATATTATCCTTGATTGTCCTCCCCCTCTTCTTTTAACACAGCATTTAAAACAGTCTATGGATATGAGGTGACCTGCAAATGCACTTTTCCACTTTGAAATAAACATAATGATCATTTCTGTAATGCTATCTATAGTAGCTCATAGTGCATGTAATGCTACAGGGAAAAAAATGATGCGTATTTCCACTTTTGTCAAAATCCCTTCCCTTTTATTTGAAGGAGGGTCTCTTATCCAACTTATTCTTTGTATTAATCCTCATGCGTTAATTATTTTATCCTTTTTGTTAAAGAAACTGAAATGGTAAGtgataagtaaaataataattGGCTCTGTGATATTGAACTGATTtagcaatttttcttttttcatgtgGTTAAACTATACAGTTTTGTAACTCATGTTCTCTGATCTTGATTCTTGATCTAAGAAAAAGAATATCACTCCctttacaaagaaaaatgttatcaaACCATACATTTTACTGTTAAACAAtcagcattagttttcactgttTATACATTCTTTGTTCAGCTAGCTGATAAACTCATCTTGGAGAAAATATCATGTCCATTGGGAGTACTCCTGGTTATATTTGAGTCTCGACTTGATGCCCTTGTTCAGGTAAATTTAAGATTTCCATTCTCTTACATTCTTCTTTGGTCTTCAATTAAACTTCTGAGAATGACAAAGACATGAACACAAATAAAAGTTGTAAATATAATCTTTGTTTTGCTACATTACCAAGCTTCAATAAACCCTTTTAGTTTATAACATATCTGATAAGTGATTTCCTTCGTACAAGTATTCAGCACTTACCCTTTTAATGTGTCTTGTGTTTTAGGCAAAAAATGCTTTAATTATGTTGATTTCTGTTGCACacttttgtgtgtgtgtgtgtgtgtgtgtgtgtgtgtatatgcATTTCAACTGGTCATGCTGGTATTGTGAATATTTATCATCTAAATATGTAACTGGTATGAATGACTCTCCTGATTTGTTTGGCCTAAATATACTCAATTACAAGAacattatttttccttgatgTACAACAAAACTTGAGCTCTCTAATTCTTGCTACTAGCCCCATCATTTTAGTTTGCCATTCCAGTTGCTAAACATGTTAGGATCTTCTATTGGTTATCTCTTACAGTGACTAGACATTGTTTTGCTGACATTGCAGGTTGCAGCACAAGCATTGCCTGCACCAAAAGTTATCAGAGACATTCTGAATGGAAACTGGGACCATGAGAGGACTGAGTTCTCTTTACCACCTTTGATGACTCTGGTAAGCAATTTAAATCTCTTATACCCCCACATTTTCCTTTTACTTCAGGTTGAATGACTTTCTTATCAGAAGAATATGAAGTCTATTGGTTAATATTCTGActatatatcattttttagtTACTAGGAGAACCAGGAACTGGTGGTTCATATATGCCATCAATGGTTGGTGCTGTAAAAAAATGGCAAAAGTTTGACCCTCAGAAATTCCTGGACACATGGAGAAGATTGTCAGAGGCGAATTCGCAGTTAGAAATTCAACTGAACTTTTTGAGTAAATTAGCAAAGGAACAATGGGATGCATATAAATCTGTGATTGATAGCTGCAGCAAGCTCAGATCAGAAAAGGTATTTCTTTCAAATCATTTGTGGTTGTTTAATTAATGGAAGTAACATCAAAATTGGAATTTTTACTCCTATGGATGTAGAGTAAACTGATTGATAATGCTCACTGTTAAATAACTAGAACATTTTGGCCTTATGGTATGCCTTGCATTAGATTAAATTTCTACATTcctatttattagttattttaatgAGATAGGACATCTTTACTATTAGACTTATACAATTAAGTTGACTTTTGATGGGTTTGAAAGAGATTATATATCCAACTTTACTGTTTGCCTGGTTTTCAGTTTCAAGTGGTGTGACTGAATTTCTAATGCACATATGTGATATCATGTTCTTGAGACTACACTTCAGGCTctcatgttcttgtttttcttcttgtgttGATGTTGAAAATGCAATTCTCGTAGTTGATAGAGCAAGCTTCTGAACCCAACAAGGAAGCAGTTATTAAAGCATTGCTAGGTGCAAAAGAAGCTATGCTTGGGATTAGATATCATATGCGCCTAATGGGTGAGGCTGCAGGTGTTCCTGTAAGTTCCTTTCATTGATTTGGCACTTATTATAAGGCTTCTTCTGTTTGAATGATGTTGATTATAAATTATATCTGCTGGTAGAATATCACTACTCTTTCCTTGCAATTCATGCAGATTGAACCAGAATCACAAACAAAACTTTTAGATGTTACACTGAACTTGGAAGGAGTGTTGTTGGCTGGAGTTCCAGGAGCAGGAGCAGGAGGATTTGATGCTGTCTTTGCTGTTACTTTGGGAGATTCAAGCAGCAATGTGACAAAAACATGGAGCTCACTCAATGTTCTTGCCCTTCTGGTTAAAGAAGATCCTTGTGGCGTTTCTTTAGAAAGTGTTGACCCTAGAACAAATAAAATCACTTCAGCTGTATCTTCAATTCATATTGAAtaatttattgtaaatattgtttatttttaatacgatgaatttgtttattttttgaaatattataaatattcgaatataaattagataaaaatttgtattaaatttatatttattttgtatgaaaacaagtttattttgtaattagaaaaagtaaaaaaatttctattttaccttacagacggattttctgtctgtaatcatgattttccaaagtttaaattacagacgaaaaatttgtcgaaaaatccgtctgtaggAAAATCTGTctgaaaatctgtctgtaattacagacgaaaaatccgtctgaaaattcgcctgtaattacagacagaaaatccgtctgaaaatctgcttgtaattacagacgaaaaatccgtctgttCCGTTTGTAAGTTTGTCGCCTTCAGGAAATGGAGGGAGAATTTACAGagtaaaaatccgtcggtaattttggaaaaaaaatatgtcggtaaataatttccgacggggcttttacagagggacaaaatccgtcggtaatttcgtcggtaaccaaaaattcgcctgtaataaagactaaatctgtctataaatctgtctgtatttatccattttctagttgtgatCTAATATGTGAACATAACAACTcagcaaaacaaaaaaaatgtcttatttttatattaaacacTTTTTGTTGAGTAAAGAATAGTGTCTTTCCTGTTAACtaaataagttttaatttttattttattatattttatattaattatttaaatataacttaCTAATgaggttaattatttttttttaaagaatacatatattctttttacaaaaagagaaacaaaataaaaaaaattaaaacctaTTATCtgctacttttttttattacctctgacaacaaattatttttttaaaaatcgaTACTCTCCCGAAAGAGTTTTCTAAATATGTTAGTGAACGTGAAATAAGTTCTAAGAAATTATATTCTCCGGAATATTATgcccaaaaatattatttaagaattaaaaaaaaacacttttcTTTAGTGCTACAAATGGTAGGAAAGTGATTTTTGTATTGTCACTAATAAATTAGACACAtttgttttattatatatatcttttaaaatagatttttaatttctaaaataaataaataatcttaATATCAATAAAACGATAAAACTTTGACAagcaatataataattaaaggATATAACAGTGATTTTATACATTAGcttttattcatttaattttgatatattgacatataaaatattttacacaatcGTATAATCACTAtccatttttttgaattatcattcacataatttatgtaaaaaattatttttactaatataacATCATATGATTGTACATATAAAACTACTTTGCAATTTGCATGAtaatgcattaaaattaaattttaaaacgcCAAACGAATATAGTTGACAATTTccaaaaatacattaaaatttctTGAAACAAACACCCactaaaagatataaaaacaatatttaaaagtttttcaATTCAAAAACATACATCCCaatgaaatttaaacaaaaagaaTGTCAACAAAATGCAAGTCAATTATGAAAACAAAAGAGGAAAAAGTCCatattttttgacaaaaattaCATGATCCCTACAATAAATTCCCCTCCCCTTAAACAGCTTCTGTTATATACCCACCAGGACACATGATTTGGCACCCAgataataaaatactaaaaccGTATAATAACATCCCTAAATCTAGCCCTACACAAAGATATATTTAATGTAACGTTTCTCCCGGGGACTAGTCTGGGGAACATAATCAACAATTTGGTACAGACATAATGACATCAATAACTCTATCATTATATATGGCATGATGATGATGCGTGTGTACCAATATAACTTACAAAACATATACAACAGCAAGTTAAAACAAACCACAAAAAAGAAATCAGTCAGTCcggatgaaaagaaaataggaCCACATCTCTTTGCAAACATCTCTACCAAGGAAAATGAAGGCTATTTTCCTCTCAACTGGGTGGTCAGTTGAAACCCTCTGGAGCTCATCATCATGATTGGACCGATATGTCAGCATTTGCCTGCTCAGAGATGATCTTAGGCGGAGCTGTCACTGCCGGCTCCGGGGTAACCTTGGGGGGAGCTGTTGCTGCTGCTGGTGTTGCCTTTTCCTTGACCACTTTTGATCTTTCTTTGGCTTTGCTTGGACCAAAGCTGTTGTGGCGAATGTGTTGATCCTTGGTCTTTGGAGTGAGAGGGCTGTTCGTTCCAGCTTTCATGTGACTTCCTGTGCTGTGGCGTGCTCCTCGACTGCATACTTCAGGGGATGAATTCACAGCATCACCAAAGCTCCTTCTGCGGTTCAGTTTCGGTGACTTCGGGCGAGTCAGAGGCAGCTGCCGTCAAAGGGAACAgaatagataaatttttatcaataggatatttataaatttagcCTTTTTTCTCTTCTGATTGGAAAGATCAGAAAAGGAACTTGTAAGGGTAAGTGAGTNNNNNNNNNNNNNNNNNNNNNNNNNNNNNNNNNNNNNNNNNNNNNNNNNNNNNNNNNNNNNNNNNNNNNNNNNNNNNNNNNNCCATAATCAAAACTAGCAACCAGACCCTAAGTAACAAAGAAATTTCGTATTTTTGTTGTCTGTCTCAAATGATTATACAAGATAGTACGAAGAACAACATAaccaaatttaaatatttatgctCCAATGCAATTTTGCATGATATATCAGATATTTTTAGTGGCAGTTTCTTATTCATCCTGAAAAGTAGGGAACAACATGCGCAAAAGAACGAAGAATACCTTCTTGAGTTCAGTCTTAGGTGGAGGCCCCTCATAATAGAAACTTGGAACTGGATTTGCCTTAATCACCAAGTTCTTCCTCAACTGCTTGATTGCTGCTTCCTGCTCTTCCTATTAGAGATTATTAAACAGAATCGAAGTTATTTAATCAGTTAACATACAAAACATAACATGGAAACAGTAACATTAAACGATCCATGTATATAGCATGGGCAAAAGA encodes the following:
- the LOC107465774 gene encoding phosphomevalonate kinase, peroxisomal-like — translated: MLGIRYHMRLMGEAAGVPIEPESQTKLLDVTLNLEGVLLAGVPGAGAGGFDAVFAVTLGDSSSNVTKTWSSLNVLALLVKEDPCGVSLESVDPRTNKITSAVSSIHIE